A genome region from Chloroflexota bacterium includes the following:
- the glpX gene encoding class II fructose-bisphosphatase — MEDARSRRPIERNIAMELVRATEAAAMAAARYLGMGNKELVDQAAVDAMRFVLGYVRMDGTVVIGEGEKDEAPMLYIGEHIGGGSEPQVDIAVDPVDGTTLVANGLPGAVSAVALSARGTMNCPRQFVYMDKIVTGPEAKDVIDINAPVEENLKNIASAKKRNVSNLTVVVLDRPRHEKLLYEIRSAGARVKLISAGDLVAGVEAALPETGVDVLMGVGGTPEGVLTAAALHCIGGVIQCKAWPRDDKERDAALAAGMDLDKVYYTEDLINSEDVFFATTGVSTGELLKGVRYFSGGAATQSLAMRSSSGTIRWVDAIHNFDRLDKLGSLELP; from the coding sequence ATGGAAGATGCACGTTCACGTCGGCCGATTGAACGGAATATCGCCATGGAGCTGGTGCGCGCCACCGAGGCGGCCGCCATGGCGGCCGCCCGTTATCTGGGCATGGGCAATAAGGAACTGGTGGACCAGGCGGCAGTGGATGCCATGCGCTTCGTGCTGGGTTATGTAAGAATGGATGGCACCGTGGTCATTGGCGAGGGTGAGAAAGACGAAGCACCCATGCTCTACATCGGCGAGCACATCGGTGGTGGTTCGGAGCCGCAGGTGGACATCGCGGTCGACCCGGTAGATGGCACCACACTGGTGGCCAATGGTCTTCCTGGAGCCGTATCAGCCGTGGCGCTTTCGGCACGGGGTACCATGAACTGTCCGAGGCAGTTTGTCTACATGGATAAAATCGTCACCGGGCCGGAAGCCAAGGATGTAATCGACATCAATGCGCCGGTTGAGGAGAACCTGAAAAACATTGCCAGCGCTAAAAAACGCAATGTATCGAACCTGACGGTGGTGGTCCTGGATAGACCGCGCCACGAAAAGCTGCTTTATGAAATCAGAAGCGCCGGGGCACGGGTGAAGTTGATATCTGCCGGCGACCTGGTGGCGGGCGTTGAGGCAGCTCTGCCCGAGACGGGAGTGGATGTTCTCATGGGTGTCGGCGGTACCCCCGAGGGCGTGCTCACCGCCGCGGCATTACACTGCATTGGCGGTGTTATTCAATGTAAGGCCTGGCCGCGGGATGATAAGGAGCGGGATGCCGCTCTGGCAGCCGGTATGGACCTTGATAAGGTCTATTATACGGAAGACCTGATAAACAGTGAGGACGTATTTTTCGCCACCACAGGAGTCAGCACCGGTGAACTGCTGAAAGGCGTACGGTACTTCAGTGGCGGAGCCGCGACCCAGTCCCTGGCCATGCGCTCCAGTTCCGGCACCATCCGCTGGGTTGACGCTATCCACAACTTTGACCGGCTGGACAAGCTCGGCTCTCTCGAGCTCCCTTAA
- a CDS encoding aldo/keto reductase: protein MKYRKLGRSGLMVSEICLGTMTFGNQIDEAESTKLIKWAMDAGINFIDTADQYVNGLSEEIVGRALKGVRHNVVLATKVGGWQSGPTVNDIGTSRKHIMDGVEGSLRRLGTDYIDIFYTHRWDHATPIDETLRALDDLVHQGKVRYIACSNYLVWQICKALWVSDVLNLARYDCTQPPYNLITRGIEDEMLTLCVNEGVGVCVYNPLAGGLLTGKHDPNKPPAEGTRFSNKMMGKMYSDRYWQPGDFEAVAQFKEITRKHERSMAQFALAWILNNKAITAVLCGATSIKQLEENIGAVELTLTEEELNACDEVWHQLRPPRFFYGAQQLYR, encoded by the coding sequence ATGAAGTACCGAAAACTGGGTAGGTCTGGTTTGATGGTTTCTGAAATCTGCCTGGGCACCATGACCTTTGGCAATCAGATAGATGAGGCAGAATCCACAAAACTGATAAAGTGGGCGATGGATGCCGGCATTAACTTCATCGATACTGCTGACCAGTATGTTAATGGTCTGTCCGAGGAAATCGTGGGCAGGGCGTTAAAGGGCGTGCGACATAACGTGGTGCTGGCCACCAAGGTAGGCGGCTGGCAGTCAGGTCCGACGGTGAATGATATTGGCACATCGCGGAAACATATTATGGACGGCGTAGAGGGCAGCCTGCGTCGACTGGGGACCGACTATATCGATATCTTCTATACCCACCGGTGGGACCATGCCACGCCGATTGACGAGACGCTTCGCGCTCTGGACGACCTGGTTCATCAGGGGAAGGTGCGCTATATCGCTTGCTCCAACTACCTTGTCTGGCAGATCTGCAAAGCATTATGGGTGAGTGATGTCCTCAATCTGGCGCGGTATGACTGCACGCAGCCGCCGTACAACCTGATTACCCGGGGCATTGAAGATGAGATGCTGACTCTCTGTGTCAACGAAGGAGTGGGAGTTTGCGTTTACAATCCGCTCGCCGGTGGACTGCTTACCGGCAAGCATGACCCGAACAAACCTCCGGCTGAAGGCACGCGGTTCAGCAACAAAATGATGGGAAAGATGTACAGCGACCGCTACTGGCAGCCCGGAGATTTTGAGGCGGTGGCACAATTCAAGGAGATTACCCGGAAACACGAGCGGAGCATGGCGCAGTTCGCCCTCGCCTGGATACTGAACAACAAGGCGATTACCGCTGTTCTCTGCGGTGCCACCTCGATAAAGCAGCTGGAGGAAAATATCGGCGCGGTGGAACTGACCCTGACCGAAGAGGAATTAAACGCCTGCGACGAGGTCTGGCACCAGCTCAGGCCGCCCCGATTTTTCTACGGGGCGCAGCAGCTCTACCGCTGA
- a CDS encoding amidohydrolase/deacetylase family metallohydrolase: MYDILIKGGRVIDPAQNIDGTMDIAINGDKIAAVDKDISPQEGQQVIDAKGKIVTPGLIDMHVHVFDSIMKIAIEPDIAGVKQAVTTVVDGGSAGEKTFAAFPKYILPAAQTKVFCFLHLCSLGLIPEPELNDWDEVNLDAMAETIEANKGIIKGVKLRLVGKLVASAGIEVVKTAKKIAKQFGLPIMVHIGDVDKQVPATLTPECLSVMEPGDILAHVYSGNQGNVLRPDGTILPELKAARERGVIMETANGRSNFSFAVARKCLAEGILPTIISTDLNHRCLKDRTFSIPVNMSKFMALGLDLKQAVAMTTINPACAIHEEDKIGSLKPGMAADVSILELQSGAWTLIDTPGETIKADKLVMPITAIKDGKVIPAEPVALPPTAS; encoded by the coding sequence ATGTATGACATATTGATAAAGGGCGGCAGGGTGATTGACCCGGCACAGAATATAGATGGCACGATGGATATAGCCATTAACGGAGATAAGATTGCCGCCGTGGACAAAGATATTTCCCCGCAGGAAGGCCAGCAGGTGATAGATGCCAAGGGTAAGATTGTCACCCCGGGACTTATTGATATGCACGTCCACGTTTTCGATAGCATCATGAAGATTGCCATTGAGCCTGATATCGCCGGAGTGAAACAAGCCGTGACTACAGTGGTGGACGGTGGAAGCGCCGGTGAGAAAACGTTTGCCGCGTTTCCCAAGTATATCCTGCCTGCAGCGCAAACTAAAGTCTTCTGCTTCCTTCACCTGTGCTCTCTTGGCTTGATTCCCGAACCGGAACTGAATGACTGGGACGAGGTGAACCTCGATGCCATGGCAGAGACCATAGAAGCCAACAAGGGTATCATCAAGGGAGTTAAACTGCGGCTCGTCGGCAAGCTCGTCGCCAGCGCCGGCATCGAGGTGGTCAAAACGGCCAAGAAAATCGCCAAGCAGTTCGGCCTGCCCATTATGGTTCATATAGGTGACGTGGATAAACAGGTGCCGGCAACATTGACTCCGGAATGTCTTTCCGTGATGGAGCCCGGTGACATTCTGGCCCACGTTTATTCCGGTAACCAGGGTAATGTCCTGCGACCCGATGGCACGATATTGCCGGAATTGAAGGCAGCCAGGGAACGAGGAGTCATAATGGAGACGGCCAACGGACGGAGCAATTTCTCCTTCGCCGTGGCGCGCAAATGTCTGGCGGAAGGTATATTGCCGACCATTATCAGCACCGACCTCAACCACCGGTGTCTGAAAGACCGAACCTTCAGCATTCCTGTCAATATGTCGAAATTCATGGCACTGGGGCTGGACCTGAAGCAGGCGGTTGCCATGACCACTATCAATCCCGCATGCGCAATTCATGAAGAGGACAAGATAGGCAGCCTTAAGCCGGGCATGGCCGCGGACGTTTCCATACTGGAACTCCAATCCGGCGCCTGGACATTAATCGATACGCCAGGAGAGACCATAAAGGCAGACAAGCTGGTTATGCCAATAACAGCCATAAAAGATGGGAAAGTAATCCCGGCAGAGCCAGTGGCCTTGCCGCCTACGGCAAGCTGA
- a CDS encoding SDR family oxidoreductase, producing the protein MNTQTLKGRIAIVTGASRGLGEGITKAFAGEGATVALFSRDVQRLEKHVADLKALGQKAVAFPLDVADVEQVNRAVEQVVSQFGRVDILVNNAAIAPSMPFVEMSDDVRDSVIDVNIKGVWNCTKAVMPLMIKQRYGKIINISSVTGPLVSGKGMTAYAASKGAVSAFTRTLALEGAEYGINVNAICPGSFDTPMFRSVARHRGWDSEDKYVKHVGKEIPLGRLGTIEEMGDLAVFLASDKSKYITGIEIVIDGGNIIQEHKG; encoded by the coding sequence ATGAATACACAGACATTAAAGGGCAGAATTGCCATAGTTACGGGAGCCTCCAGGGGGCTGGGGGAGGGAATCACCAAGGCCTTTGCCGGAGAAGGAGCCACGGTAGCGCTGTTCAGTCGTGATGTACAGCGCCTTGAGAAACATGTGGCTGACCTCAAAGCGTTGGGGCAAAAGGCAGTGGCCTTTCCGCTGGATGTTGCCGATGTGGAACAGGTAAACCGGGCGGTGGAGCAGGTGGTCAGCCAGTTCGGGCGGGTGGATATACTGGTGAACAACGCGGCAATTGCGCCCTCAATGCCCTTTGTGGAGATGTCTGATGATGTCAGGGACAGCGTCATTGACGTGAACATCAAAGGTGTCTGGAACTGCACCAAAGCGGTAATGCCGCTCATGATAAAACAACGGTATGGGAAAATAATCAACATATCCTCGGTTACCGGGCCGCTGGTCTCGGGTAAGGGGATGACGGCCTATGCGGCATCGAAAGGCGCCGTGTCGGCGTTTACCCGGACGCTGGCGCTCGAGGGGGCGGAGTACGGCATCAATGTGAACGCCATCTGTCCCGGCTCCTTTGATACGCCGATGTTCCGCAGCGTGGCCAGGCACAGGGGCTGGGATTCAGAGGATAAGTATGTTAAACACGTTGGCAAGGAAATTCCGCTGGGCCGCCTGGGGACGATTGAGGAGATGGGGGACCTGGCGGTTTTTCTCGCTTCGGATAAATCAAAGTATATCACCGGCATAGAGATTGTCATTGACGGTGGCAATATCATTCAGGAGCACAAGGGGTAA
- a CDS encoding Ldh family oxidoreductase, with protein sequence MAQSEVKVSEKSLREFSEEVFVRVGMSPEDAATEADVLLWANLRGVDSHGVLRIPWYVGNVDRGIMNPKPNIKVVKETPATLVVEADQAFGPLVTVFAMNKVMEKAKQTGIGWGFICNHTHQGAMGYYAQMASKNDMAGIVFVCSPPNMAPFGAKAAGVSNSPITIAVPANKHRVLFLDMATSVAARGKIWLAVDKGVPIPEGWALDKEGNPTTDPTQAVTFLPVGGPKGSGLAMLFECISSVIIGNPLLEPRLMEKKAESKQAEVKGAHPDHLPRPIQNSVVAAIDIGQFTDVASYKEHIDNLIDGIKGLPKADGFKEIMVPGEPEEKTFDDRSRNGIPLPEGTIRNLSSVAERLGIKLPTGL encoded by the coding sequence ATGGCACAGAGTGAAGTAAAGGTATCTGAGAAATCTCTTCGTGAGTTCTCCGAGGAGGTATTTGTGCGGGTGGGAATGTCACCAGAGGATGCAGCCACTGAAGCCGATGTGCTGCTCTGGGCAAACCTGCGCGGGGTCGATTCCCATGGCGTGCTGCGCATTCCCTGGTATGTAGGCAATGTTGACCGCGGCATTATGAACCCCAAGCCAAATATCAAGGTGGTCAAAGAGACGCCGGCCACCCTCGTCGTGGAGGCTGACCAGGCCTTCGGGCCGCTAGTTACCGTCTTTGCCATGAATAAAGTGATGGAGAAAGCAAAACAGACCGGTATCGGCTGGGGGTTCATTTGCAATCACACCCATCAGGGTGCCATGGGCTATTATGCGCAAATGGCATCGAAAAACGATATGGCCGGTATCGTATTCGTCTGCAGCCCGCCCAATATGGCGCCTTTCGGGGCGAAGGCAGCTGGCGTATCCAACAGCCCGATAACCATCGCCGTGCCGGCGAACAAACACCGCGTGCTGTTCCTCGATATGGCGACGAGCGTGGCGGCGCGGGGTAAAATCTGGCTGGCGGTGGACAAAGGCGTTCCCATACCGGAAGGCTGGGCGCTGGATAAAGAGGGCAATCCCACCACCGACCCCACTCAGGCGGTCACTTTCCTGCCGGTAGGCGGACCAAAGGGCTCCGGCCTGGCGATGCTGTTTGAGTGTATCTCCAGCGTCATTATCGGAAACCCGTTGCTTGAGCCGCGGCTCATGGAAAAGAAGGCGGAGTCCAAGCAGGCGGAGGTAAAAGGCGCACATCCGGACCACCTGCCCCGGCCCATCCAGAACAGCGTGGTCGCCGCCATAGATATCGGGCAGTTCACCGATGTGGCGAGCTACAAAGAGCATATCGATAACCTCATCGACGGCATAAAGGGGCTGCCCAAGGCGGATGGATTCAAAGAGATAATGGTCCCGGGTGAGCCGGAGGAAAAAACCTTTGACGACCGCTCCAGGAACGGTATTCCGCTTCCCGAAGGGACTATTCGCAACCTGAGCAGCGTTGCCGAGCGGTTGGGCATAAAGCTACCGACGGGACTCTAA
- a CDS encoding corrinoid protein, with amino-acid sequence MVNLEELSQAVVKGDIDTAEELTKKAVEGGIRVADILNTGLIPGLRKVGELFEKGEYYLPELIVSGDAVAKAMEYLKPMMGEEGALYMGKYLIGTVQGDVHDLGKNIVIMMLRGNGWEVTDLGVDISPEEFCSAVSTGDYDIVGMSSLLTMTMPNAAQTIEALKAAGLRNKVKIMVGGAPTTAEWAAQIGADAHAKDGPVAALVAAKLVGKS; translated from the coding sequence ATGGTGAATCTGGAAGAGCTGAGCCAGGCAGTGGTCAAGGGCGATATTGACACTGCTGAGGAGTTGACGAAAAAGGCTGTCGAGGGTGGTATCCGGGTCGCTGATATCCTGAATACGGGGCTGATTCCCGGCCTCCGAAAGGTTGGGGAGCTTTTCGAGAAAGGCGAGTACTATTTACCGGAGTTAATCGTCTCCGGGGACGCCGTGGCCAAGGCGATGGAGTACCTTAAACCGATGATGGGTGAGGAAGGCGCATTATATATGGGGAAATACCTTATCGGCACGGTACAGGGTGATGTCCATGACCTGGGCAAGAACATTGTTATCATGATGCTGAGGGGAAATGGCTGGGAGGTGACCGACCTGGGCGTGGATATTTCCCCGGAGGAATTTTGCTCGGCGGTGTCCACCGGCGACTATGATATCGTCGGCATGTCTTCTCTGCTGACGATGACGATGCCCAACGCAGCCCAGACCATTGAGGCTTTGAAAGCTGCCGGGCTGAGAAACAAGGTGAAGATAATGGTTGGCGGGGCACCGACCACGGCGGAGTGGGCGGCACAGATTGGTGCCGATGCCCACGCCAAAGACGGTCCCGTGGCGGCACTCGTGGCGGCAAAACTGGTGGGAAAATCATAG
- a CDS encoding SDR family oxidoreductase, with protein sequence MYDFKGKVALITGAARKRGMGHATAIRLARCGADVAVNGRYRPPEEFPEEEKAEGWRGLESLVEEIESFGVRGLAITADITDRKQVQEMVERVVNEFGHLDILVANAGVYVPQPFLETEEEQWHRHIAANLTGVFHCGQTVARHMAERKSGVIVNVASLSGKVGRANVSAYTASKFGVVGLTQVMAVELAPYNIRVNAVCPGRFLTDLSDYGKAAKIASEKGISVTEAAHSIHADAVQFTPLGRLGYPDDAANLIAFLCSEEASFITGQSINVDGGRLTAH encoded by the coding sequence ATGTACGATTTCAAAGGCAAAGTGGCGCTGATAACCGGGGCAGCACGCAAGCGCGGTATGGGCCACGCCACGGCGATACGTCTGGCCAGGTGCGGCGCCGACGTGGCGGTGAACGGGCGCTACCGCCCGCCGGAGGAGTTTCCCGAGGAGGAAAAGGCGGAGGGGTGGCGGGGGCTGGAGAGCCTGGTTGAGGAAATCGAGTCCTTTGGCGTGAGAGGGCTGGCCATCACCGCCGACATTACCGATAGAAAACAGGTCCAGGAAATGGTGGAGCGGGTCGTCAACGAGTTCGGACACCTGGATATCCTCGTTGCCAATGCCGGGGTCTATGTGCCGCAGCCTTTTCTGGAGACCGAAGAGGAACAGTGGCACCGCCATATCGCCGCCAACCTCACCGGCGTTTTCCACTGCGGCCAGACGGTGGCCAGGCATATGGCGGAGAGAAAGAGCGGCGTTATCGTCAACGTCGCTTCTCTTTCGGGTAAGGTGGGGCGGGCCAATGTCAGCGCATACACGGCTTCCAAATTCGGCGTCGTCGGTCTGACCCAGGTCATGGCCGTCGAGCTGGCGCCCTACAACATCAGGGTCAACGCCGTCTGCCCGGGTCGATTTCTCACCGACCTGAGCGACTACGGGAAGGCTGCAAAAATTGCCAGCGAGAAAGGAATAAGCGTAACCGAAGCCGCCCACAGCATCCACGCCGACGCGGTGCAATTCACTCCGCTGGGACGCCTCGGCTACCCTGACGACGCAGCCAATCTGATTGCCTTTCTCTGCTCGGAGGAGGCCAGCTTCATTACCGGGCAGTCCATCAATGTTGACGGCGGTCGGTTGACCGCCCATTAA